The sequence GCCTTGCGGCGGCCAAGCTGCCGATCAAGACCCGCTTCGTCGAACGTATCGCCGAGTGATGGAGGGAAATATGACGAAGATTTCCGACATTCGGACGAAGACCGTCGACGAGCTGCAGGACAACCTAGTGAGCCTGAAGAAGGAGCAGTTCAACCTGCGCTTCCAGAAGGCGACCGGTCAGCTCGAAAACACGGCGCGTGTGCGTCAGGTCCGCCGCGATATCGCGCGGGTCAAGACGATCCAGGCGCAGAAGGCCGGTTCGCCGGCCAAGGCTAAGTGAGGAGAGGGCGATGCCGAAGCGTATGCTGCAGGGCGTCGTGGTGAGCGACAAGCAGGACAAGACCGTCGTGGTCCGCGTCGAGCGCCGTTTCACCCATCCGCTGCTGAAGAAGACCGTCCGTCGTTCCAAGAAGTATCATGCCCACGATGAGGGCAATGTGTGGAAGGAAGGCGACACCGTCTGGATCGAGGAGCACCGCCCCTTGTCCAAGCTCAAGAACTGGATCGTGGTCCAGGGCGAGAAGCGGGCTGAAGTCTGAGCGCCCGGAAACGGGATTGAGGGGCGCGCACCGGTGACGGTTGCGCGCGGTTTTTGCGAGAAATAGGTGCGTCATGATCCAGATGCAGACCAATCTCGACGTGGCGGACAATTCCGGTGCGCGTCGCGTCATGTGCATCAAGGTGCTTGGCGGTTCGAAGCGCAAGTATGCCCATGTCGGTGACATCATCGTGGTGTCGGTGAAGGAAGCTATTCCGCGCGGCCGCGTGAAGAAGGGCGATGTGATGAAGGCGGTCGTGGTTCGCACGGCCAAGGACATCCGTCGCGTCGATGGCTCGGTGATCCGCTTCGACCGCAATGCGGCCGTGCTGATCAACAACAACAAGGAGCCGGTCGGCACGCGTATCTTCGGACCGGTTCCGCGCGAGCTTCGCGCGAAGAACCACATGAAGATCATCTCGCTGGCGCCGGAGGTGCTGTGATGGCTGCCAAGGTCAAGAAGGGCGACAAGGTCGTCGTCCTCACCGGTCGCGACAAGGGTCGCACCGGTGAGGTGTTCGAGGTGCTTCCGAAGGAGGGTACCGCCCGCGTGCGCGGCGTGAACCTCGTCAAGCGCCACCAGCGGCAGAGCGCGAACCAGGAAGGCGGGATCATCTCCAAGGAGGCCCCGATCGACCTGTCGAACATCGCGATCGCCGATCCCAAGGACGGCAAGCCGACCCGCGTCGGTTTCCTTGTGCAGGCTGATGGCACCAAGGTGCGCGTCGCCAAGCGCTCGGGGGAGAAGATCGATGGCTGAGGCCAATTACACTCCGCGGCTGAAGTCCTTTTATGAGGACGTGGTCCGCCAGAAGCTGATCGAAGAGTTCGGCTACAAGAACGCCATGGAAGTGCCGACCATCGAGAAGGTCGTCATCAACATGGGCGTCGGCGAAGCCACTGCCGACACCAAGAAGGTCCAGAACGCCGCCGGCGACCTGGCGCTGATCGCCGGCCAGAAGCCGGTTGTCACCCGGGCCCGCAAGGCGATCTCGAACT comes from Ancylobacter sp. TS-1 and encodes:
- the rpmC gene encoding 50S ribosomal protein L29; the encoded protein is MTKISDIRTKTVDELQDNLVSLKKEQFNLRFQKATGQLENTARVRQVRRDIARVKTIQAQKAGSPAKAK
- the rpsQ gene encoding 30S ribosomal protein S17, which codes for MPKRMLQGVVVSDKQDKTVVVRVERRFTHPLLKKTVRRSKKYHAHDEGNVWKEGDTVWIEEHRPLSKLKNWIVVQGEKRAEV
- the rplN gene encoding 50S ribosomal protein L14, with translation MIQMQTNLDVADNSGARRVMCIKVLGGSKRKYAHVGDIIVVSVKEAIPRGRVKKGDVMKAVVVRTAKDIRRVDGSVIRFDRNAAVLINNNKEPVGTRIFGPVPRELRAKNHMKIISLAPEVL
- the rplX gene encoding 50S ribosomal protein L24; protein product: MAAKVKKGDKVVVLTGRDKGRTGEVFEVLPKEGTARVRGVNLVKRHQRQSANQEGGIISKEAPIDLSNIAIADPKDGKPTRVGFLVQADGTKVRVAKRSGEKIDG